From the genome of Pseudophryne corroboree isolate aPseCor3 chromosome 9, aPseCor3.hap2, whole genome shotgun sequence:
caatccgggaattcactaagccccaatctcggcagtgtttggacttttcgtaatggtttgaatgacaacgttccgaaatacgaatgaatagaccatcggtcaaacgcggctgttatttcatagaatacgggaattcactattcattcgtatttgggtgttagtctctgagggctcaagtgcgggtctgtttttttttcgattcgttaaaaaaagcagcaaaaaaaatagacctgctttttccaggcgagtttggataaccatgcacggctcAGTGATATCTGTGCATGGTtaactatgggaaagggtctgtttagtgtaacctcaccgctgaccgcaaagttcccaccattggctacaatggagcgcataggcgctacattgtatctgtgccgtgtgctgcctgacagacactacaggagcacacagccaatcaggagagtgccacgacgaggcgctccctgattggctgaaggaccctctttgacagtagtcagggggggtcctggcagttggggaaaggggtcccatgtgtaaacatggggcccctttcagtgcgtggtcgggtttccgttttattattttgccaagtacgtggattatacaaagaacagaaggtactctGGATTAtgagagtataatttttttcacaggtacccctaggattctacatggagaagaggaccgagcctcgtgggaacataggtaagtatgtgtctatgttgtactgtcacggtgtgtgtgtcctgttttattgggggtatttttttagtagtagtagtactacaggtaccagcgggcccggttctccaccgcatgctggtacttgtggttctccaagtaccagcttgcaggggaggcttgctgggacttgtagtactgctactaaaaacaaaatTCACAATttctcacttggctatcagccccccatccgccgcccttggatggggggggggggggggggggggaacagcctcgggcttcacccctggcccttgggtggctggagggggggaccccttgatttaaggggttcccactcctccagggtaccccggccaggggtgactagttgggttttaatggcacgggccgcagggaccgataacaaagtgtcccccggctgtggcatgatctccccagctagtggagcccgatgctggttccaaaaatacgggggacccctacgctttttgtcccccgtatttttggaaccaggaccaggcgcagagcccggtgctggttgattaaatatgggggaacccctgtaattttttaccccatatttttccaaccaggacctgctcaaagagcccgaggctggttatgcttaggaggggggaccccacgcaatttttttcagaatttttttgactttaaacaactttttaaggtacacaatgaagccctgcacggatctcacagatccggccgggattccttgtgttttgtcaggcagtgttttactcatcactcccgtaaaacactgcctgatattacgaatcacatcgacatcggaaaaaacgattgtgcaaaactcggcagcttagtgaatgatcgtatcaggattcaaaaagttacagtaaaatgcacccgataccattcgagttcaaacacccttcaaaacggccaaaacacgaatctttgtaaatataccccctggtgagcGCCACAAAGCCTGACGACAGCAGGTGTGAGTCAGAGGTGCGCACATTCGGAACTGCGACTTCTGTCGCAGCACACTTGTGGAAATATGCTGTTGACCCAGCCGATGTGATGCCGCCACCAATTTCTGGGTGTGTCCTCGTCAGCCACTGCGAATTCATCCGCAGTTGGAGAGACCGCTGTGTCTTAGTTGAGACTGACATTCATTTGTACATAAGCGGCGGATCTGAAACTCCAGAGGTGGCGAGGTATACACAGGAGGTATGAGCCGCCCAGCTGGAGGTGTGATGTAGAAACATGTCCAATTTCATTTAGGGAGAGAATATGAACCTGGACAACCCCATGCTGCGATACACAAGCTGCACAGTTACAATAATACTTTCTGCCATAGGACTTTACACTTAGCAGCGGGTGAGACGGCCATCTTGGGCGCGTTCTCCTGGCACTCTATGTAATCTTtcagtgatccccccccccccccccccagctgtaaTTCCGGCGGCACCTCTTACATTTCAGCACAACATGGGCTATGTACAAggtgcaatatcagcagtgttcactcTGCACTGTACGTGAGGTCATATCGCCACTATCCGCCCGTCACTGACCTCATACTCTCTGTCCACGCACCAGACGTTCAGGATTTTAAGATGAGTGTAGTTGGGTCCTGTCTGTTTCACGTACTTGtcaatcacctgagacagatacaaGAGACATTATTCATGTATTGCCGGCCTGAGAGCGTCTTTATCTTCTTCTATTATAGGAGATATAAATGTATCTATTGCCACTGCTAAATCGCCAAATACAAACTAGAAGAGACTGGTCACGTTGTACCATCCACTTCTTCTCAGTCACTtccatagtgttcattctagcaccctgcacctttctaatcctgtgcagttcctctttcctgcctggggtgtcgctctctgctctggtgcttctcagcacacacaggtctgtatcacagcactgagtaacagatcagagtgtgctagaagcaccacagcagagagccacaccccaggcaggaaagaggaacggcAAGGATTTtgaagggtgctagaatgaacactacttccATCATCAGGACCCAGATCTTCCCCACTCATTCTCACCTTATGCTCCTCAGACTTGGGATCCAGCAGGCTGAGATGGCATTTCAGTAACTCATAATCTACGTCCAGGGGGTGAGGGACCTCGATGAGCTCCTCTTCCTTCTCCTGCTTCAGCTTATCTGCCTGCAGCGTCTGGGCCAGCTCGATGTCTGCGAGGACCTGAGAGAGGGGCAGGCGGTCAGAGGTGGACAGACTGGACACGGACACTTGGCCTCTAGCATTCGGCAAACTGGTGCAGACCCCCTACCAGTAACATGTCCTTCTTGGCCTGTAACACGTCCAGGCTGTCAATGACTGGAGGCGTCTGGCGGCCAAAGTTGTGCGGTATGATGGTGTAGAAGGTGGAGGACAGGTCACTGAGCTCCGCCTTTTTCGCCTTTCTGTCGATCGCCGCCTGAAGCGCTTCCAAAGCGTCAAATCCCTTGGCGATCTGAGCCTTGCTCAGCTTCCCCAGCGGCATCTTCTTTATGTCTGCAATACAGAGATTAACGTACAGCTAACACTACCCGTATACAAGATCTcaacccccttcctcccctccatagTAGACTTGGATCTCGCCccacgttcccccccccccccgaatctgACACTTACAGGAACAGCGATTAGCCCTAAACTAAAAAATGAAGTAGATAAAAGTTCAATCTTATTGTCctgatcagcttctagctatcatttatctagaacaTTCCATACTGTGATAGGTGGAAGTTGATCGGTTGCTTTGGACAGTGTGATTCATCTCCCAAACCATTAACTAGGCTGTCTCTGAGCCGAGgacccggccccccccccccccaacacatacCAAGGTTCATGGTCTGCATGGCATCCTTAAACATGTCACTGCTGAATATCAGAGACATGAGGTCTTGGGTGGGCTTGTCCAGGGTGCAGGGCCGGGTCTTCTTACACACTCCGTCCACTGTGTCCACCTGGGGGGAATAAGTACAGGAGATGGAGTACTGTATGTACAGCTGGTGGGTGAGCTCATCGCTTCAGGTCCTCTCATAGGACGCCCCGTCTGGCTACCACACCCCACAGCCCCCAATCCTGCAGTAGCGGCACATGGACGCTGAATGAACCATCAGCAATACAGGTCAAAGGGATTCCCCCACCGTTCCAGACTGGATAATACCCCTCCTGCGTCTTTCTCAGGTCTCACAGCACAAATGAAGATCAGGACAGGGGTCTCATATACTCTGGTATAACGGCCGGGGTGTTATGGAAACTCTTATatcaaataaaaaaatgttactaaTCCTTTTTTAGAATTTTTATGAATACCTCTCACCTATGCAGCACACGTAAACCCATATCTTCTGCTGCTTTCTTATTAACACCTcagcctctcactagtgtgctgcccCGGGGTGGCTGGTCTTTGCTGACTCGGTGGGGTCCCACGCCCCAGACTTAAACTTAGTGTTCGGGACCCACCAGAGACGAGGTCACCTGGGTGCTAGTTGGTGGGCCGCATAGGCGtttctagaatgggtgcagtgtgtgggctgcacactgcacacactgcacccatatattatacttaacaCTCAAGAGTCCCACAGCAGAGGGCCTCCAGTGCGGGAATagatcactcagaaaatggccgccgctgccatttccgagtgatttgtgcatgcgcactggagatgtccccggataCAAGTTGAGGGCGCCATGTTCCCGTAGACCTGCGCATAagcagtaggctctggcattacgccagagtctacttgctgccggagtGGAGGGGGTCCATGATggtggctgcacgcgggtccccaccTCTTTTAAAATGCCCCTGGCCTGCCGGTGTTTATTGGCCGAAGCACTTTCATTTTGCTCTATGTCAGATTGCAGAGTTTTTTTATAATAATTgtgattagcagtgcttggtactatagagtgtgcatcagcattacATTTCCTCTTTCTCTGtgggactacaagtctcagcatgacagCGCCTCTCATTATATTTGTAATCAGGATGTGCAGTTCAAGGTCCCCCTCCACCATGTTGTCATGTTCCCAAAGCCCAGCTGATGTCCCTGAGAAGAGCTTCTGTCACACGGCCGCCGGGGTCCCAGCCAGCCAGAGATACCCCAAGGAGATCCACTATTAGTCAGCCATGTTTGCTGTCAGCATATCACAGAAAGAGACCACATAGGGCCGCATTGGGGATGGGCAAAGGATGTCATTACGCGCTATTTGTCCCGCCGCTCTCCATGGGGTGCCTGCTGTCCCCGGAGGACTCGGGGGGGAGGTAGGTGACCACCCCTCATATATAGGCACCCACAATGCAACGGGGAGATGTCTACAGACAGCCACGGTGGGAACTGGATGTGGGGGTAACACTTGCACATAAGCGGGTGTAATGTGCTGCAGTCCGATGGGCCCTCTCTCCGGCCAGTCTGCAGCGCTCACCTTGACGGTGACCTCCGTCTCCTCATCGTCGCAGTGCTGCACCTCTATCATGGTGTACTTTCCCGGGTGCGCGGTGAAATTCTCTCGCTCTGACCAGTTATTCTTCGTTTTATCCTTAAACTTCTTCTCAAAATCTTTCGTAGCGGCTCCCAGGTCTGAGAAATGGTTTAGCTTGGACTGGCCAGTTTCCCCCTGCGGGTGAGATAGGTAGGGATCATTCACCCAGCGACTGGTTATTAGCGGGTGTGACAGTAATATATAACAGCTGCTCCCCTCAGCGTATTCAGCTACAGGTGAGGGGGGGGCGTGGGTTACTAGAACAAACCGTACAGAGGGTAGAATTGGTGGTTTTGGTGATCACTAAaaaaagcttgcgagcagggccctcctccctctatgactgtttgttattacccagttttgttttctcattgtgggcgggatgtattaagatacatcgccgctccTCGCCGCGATGTTGatggcatatgtactaacatatgtgataaatatcgcaatgcggtaacggaggccccccgcgatacctgtgagggggTCTgcgggggggcctccgtcacctccccgggatcttcacctgctcccctgccgggaagcaggcgacaggctgtccccggcgccgccgcctcctcccccctgcatccggaaggacctctggctgcgttgctagggggaggaggagattaccttccggctccaggcttcctggaggaagataTGCCGGGGGGGGTTGGCGTCTGCGGCGGGTTGCGGAggccggcgaaaagaagcccataggattctataAGGTATCACCATCCAGAGATGGCTATACCCTCATCAGCGAAAACGCAGCGGTCGGGTgagagtacatttgaaaatgcggtaaaccccccgaaaacgggagttttaccacattttttctttagtacatcccgccctgtgtccagtcgtaaagcgcaacggaatttgctgcgctatacaagaaactattaaaaaataaataatggatattaaaatgtatttataggGCGCCAAAAGTGGTCTGCAGCGCCGTATATAGGGTAAACAAATAAAACAATAACCGggtaatacaatacagtacagtatagtacaaGTAACACTTAGCACTACAGCTCACAATACAGCCACTGATGCAAGGGGTGCAATGGAAATACTCGGCATAACCTGACGCCTGTACATATTAGCGTGGGGGCAAGTAACGGGTCCAGGTCGTTTGAAGAAATCAATACAAAGAAATATTGGGGTCCAGAAGCAAAGAGCTCAAGGAGGCGGTGTAGAGTGTACTGGTATGTAATGAGAACAGGAGGGCGGAGGGCCCTGCACATGGAGTTTACAGTCTGGAGGGATGGGCGGGAGACTAACACAGGCCATGGATGACAGTAGGAATACAGTAGGGTAGTTGGGGTACTTACCACCCGGCCCCAGCGGTTCCAGCAGCTGTACTCTGCCGGTTTACGGTTTACACAGTTAATGAGCTGGATGATGTAAAACTTGTTGTTGTTGTGCCCGATGTTGGTTTGGTTTAGCATACAATCGTAGTCTTCATATACCTGGGACAGTGAGACACAGCGGATACACAATAAGTCACCATGGCCGGTAATCAGGATAGTGTGTACTCCTGTATATCAGCCCGGGAGTTCTATACAGACACACACGGGCAGGGGCTGGACGGCTCTGTACAGGATTATGGGGGTTACCTGCTAAATGGCGGCTTTATACATTCACAGCAGTTCTGTCAGCAACACTATAATGTGTAAATGCGGGTGTAAATGTGCAGCTAATCCGGGTGTAAAAGTGTGGATAATCCAGGTGTGTGCATCTGATCTGGATGTGAGTGTGCAGATAATCCGGGTGTAAAAGTGCGGCTAATCCGGGTGTAAGTGTGCATCTGATCTGGATGTGAGTGTGCAGCTAATCCGGGTGTAAAAGTGCGGCTAATCCGGGTGTAAAAGTGCGGCTAATCCGGGTGTAAGTGTGCATCTGATCTGGATGTGAGTGTGCAGCTAATCCGGGTGTAAAAGTGCGGCTAATCCGGGTGTAAAAGTGCGGCTAATCCGGGTGTAAAAGTGCGGCTAATCCGGGTGTAAAAGTGCGGCTAATCCGGGTGTAAAAGTGCGGCTAATCCAGGTGTAAAAGTGCAGCTAATCCAGGTGTAAAAGTGCAGCTAATCCGGGTGTAAAAGTGCAGCTAATCCGGGTGTAAGTGTGCGGCTAATCCGGGTGTAAGTGTGCGGCTAATCTGGTTGTGAGTGTGCAGCTAATCCGGGTGTAAAAGTGTGGCTAATCTGGGTGTAAAAGTGCGGTTAATCAGAGTGTAAAAGTGCGGTTAATCCGAGTGTAAAAGTGCGGCTAATCCGAGTGTAAATGTGCGGCTAATCAGAGTGTAAATGTGCGGCTAATCCGAGTGTAAATGTGCGGCTAATCCGGGTGTGAGTGAGCGGCTAATccgggtgtgagtgtgtgtgtgtgtgtgtgtgtgtgtgcagctaatCCAGGTGTGAGTGTGTGCAGCTAATCCAGGTGTGGGTGTGCAGCTAATCCAGGTGTGGGTGTGCAGCTAATCCAGGTGTGGGTGTGCAGCTAATCCAGGTGTGGGTGTGCAGCTAATATGGTGTTTTTTGCCCCAGCTGCTGCTTAATCTATATGCTAATCGTGGCCAATGTTTGCGCTACTGATTTGCCCACCAGCTGCAACGCTAATCCGCCGCAGTGCGCACAAAGACGCATTATCAGTAGCTCCATTGGCGACTACACCAGTCCTGCGGAGGCGCAGAATCTCCCTCTGGACACGGCCGCTGGTGTCCCTGTAACTGCGCCACCTCTGATTCAGGCCCATAGTATTTTAGGTACGATCGGCTACTACACTGTGTTTTTAGGTATATCCCAAAAAAGACCAAAACACTTAGGAGTCAAAGTTCACCATATTATGGAAAATTACAAAGTGGCTTCATACTGATTATCTGGGATGAAGCCGATTACCAGCGTTCTTGTCCCCCAGGTTTGAAGCCGCCGGTAGCCCTCCCACTGGTACCCACCTCATATTCGTCATGGCCGCTCAGTGGGCAGGCCGCATCCACTTTTGCCTTCCCTTTCTTCTCAGAGTTTGCTTTTAGGGCCTGTACAGCGCTCTGGAACCGGTCCGGGGCCTGGATGACCTCCTCCTTGACCTCTTCTTTCACCTTGGTCTTCTTACCCTTTGTGGCACTCTTAGTCTGGGCCGCTGCCTTCCTCTTAGGAGCCATAGTGTGGTGAGTTCTGCAACCAGAGGAGAGTAAAGACTTACATAGAAGTAACGTGCTGACAGGAACACGGTCATCCATTTTGTGTGCGGGTCATCCATTTTGTATGCGGTTCAGaattaggattattattattatacataacTGTGGTTTAACTAAATGACTTTATCCACATAGACAACTCACATTTGAAGGTATAATGAGCCAAGTTATATTGTATTTCTCCTATTGCAGGTACAAGAATATCTGCTCCACCTGTGGGGAATTGCACCAAACTACACACCTCTAAAGGAGACCAAGATGGTGACGCCGAATTCCGTTTGATAGGAGAATAGTCACCTTATTGGGAATTATATACATCATGACTAAACACAGAGGGGTAACAGTGAGCTGCAGGCAGCCGCCACATTTTGGAGATTTAGCCGCTATTTTAAAAGGCAAATCCAGGTTCACCCCAAATACTAGTGTTAGAGTTCAGCACACCAGGCTATGGCACCCGTGGCAGCTTCACAAAATCACGTGCGCCGGCCATTCTCCcagtgttttgtgcatgcacagtatagaaatccctgggaaaatggccgctgctccattttcctggagacctgcgcatagcCAGTAGTCTCTAGCACAGTGctgcagcatacttacctacattttggctgctctctgcgggagagagcagccaggtcagctcagagggcgggcaggggaggctgtgacgtcgtggagggggtgggccggaggcgggatgtGGCGAAGCGGGGGCGGGGTCATGACGATGcctctttaagccacgccccccgctctgtaatgccacgaTCACCGGCAATAcacggcagggggcgtggctatgatgacgtgattcagcaagaatcgcgtcatcaactgcccggaccgcccactttacacactaagtgggcggacgggcaggggggaccccacgaatcgggagacttgcctgctcttccggggggccgggagggtcacccgattttcgggagcctccaggccattccgggagagtaggcaagtatgtgctacaGTCTACCAGTGTCACTGCTCTGCGCTACCGGCTAGATAGGAGGGGGCCGggtggaggctgcacacgggccccttcctctcttaaaatgccccccaACTGGGCCAACATTGGTCTTCAAGccacattaacagtccaggttttagtgatatccatgctcacGTATGGCTAACTTTAACCCTGACATACCCTCCaaaattttaaacataaaaatcggtCCAAATgcataaaaaggggcgtggtcacgggcaaaaggggacgtggccacgccccttttcctatactttcaatggaagttaggAGAGCAAAaaacaggtacagaccataaaaataaaaaaaaggtaccGTACCTACTAAAAAGGTCCAGTTGGAGGATATGCCCTGAACGGTTAATGGGAATTGAGGGACCCTGCACCGTGCAATTGGCCAGAACCGTAAACTAGGGacattgtgcctaattcagagttgatcgcagcagctaatttgttagctaatgggcaaaaccatgtgcactgcaggtggggcagatgtaacatgtgcagagagagttagatttgggtggggtgtgctcaaagtgaaatctaaattgcagtgtaaaaataaagcagccagtatttaccctgcacagaaacaatataaccctcccaaatctaactctctctgcacatgttacatctgccccaccttcctggcacatggttttgcccaactgctaacaaatttgttgctgcgatcaactctgaattacccccattatctaacGAGCACAAGTGCTTATTACCTGGTATCCGGGGAAGCCGTGTCATGTGTGTGATTCTTCTGCACAACGCCAGGTATCTCTCTGTATAGTGAGGACTTTGCTATTTCCTGGGTGTGGTCTATAGGAGAGTACACCGACATGTACTGACCACGGAAGCCACACAATGTGAGAGGCATGTCAGACACACTGCTGTATGTCCTGAGGAACGCACAAAACTCGCCAtcatactactcacatgctgggggccgcaatTCAATTGAGATCGCCTCGAGTggccatgacacgtctgcgttacctgccctccccccccccccccccccaacaccgcgTCACCACCCCTGGGTGCCCGTCGCCTGTTAATCATGACGCGATCGCACCCTTCCAGGATGAAATCACATCATGATAGTCTGCGCACTGCGGCCGCTACACGTGCACAGGTGGCAACGCTACACCCTACAAGCATTGCAATTAGCCCTGACTAAGGCCCATGGGGCGATCAACTGGTGTTAAAACGTCAGGGAGACGTTACAGCGTGACAGCACAACGGTGCGCAGCTAAAGTGCTAGCGGGAATTAGATTACAATTGCACCTGATAACAAAATACCGCACAGAGAAAAATCATTTCCAGTAGTAAGCGATGGCGCCCGGCGTCCGGCCTGTGGGGCACATTTATCACACAATACACATTTTTAATGCAGATGCGATACATATATATTGCCCACATTCACAATGTGAAAATGAATGTAGTCTCGTATTAAAACGCTCTTGCTGGGAGAGATGAGGTGTGATAAGAGTGCGTCCTGGCGAGGTCTGGAAGCAGTCCGATAGCGCAATGCGGTGCGCCACCCAGCCCGGTGCCTCTCCTCCGGCAGCAAACCAGAAGGGCAGGGGGGTACACTTGTTCAGCATTCATAATGCCGAGACGCAGGAGGTCGCCAGCACTGTGCCGGCACCAGTTTACCGACACAGCAAAAATGCAGCTGAAATTATGTTATCAGTGTGTGCTGTATAGTGTAAGCTTGCTGTGCCGGTATGGGGAGGTGTAGCGTGTAACATCTATGTGCTCTATGTGTGACCTGTGATGTATTATTTatgtgctctatggg
Proteins encoded in this window:
- the PARP3 gene encoding protein mono-ADP-ribosyltransferase PARP3; the encoded protein is MAPKRKAAAQTKSATKGKKTKVKEEVKEEVIQAPDRFQSAVQALKANSEKKGKAKVDAACPLSGHDEYEVYEDYDCMLNQTNIGHNNNKFYIIQLINCVNRKPAEYSCWNRWGRVGETGQSKLNHFSDLGAATKDFEKKFKDKTKNNWSERENFTAHPGKYTMIEVQHCDDEETEVTVKVDTVDGVCKKTRPCTLDKPTQDLMSLIFSSDMFKDAMQTMNLDIKKMPLGKLSKAQIAKGFDALEALQAAIDRKAKKAELSDLSSTFYTIIPHNFGRQTPPVIDSLDVLQAKKDMLLVLADIELAQTLQADKLKQEKEEELIEVPHPLDVDYELLKCHLSLLDPKSEEHKVIDKYVKQTGPNYTHLKILNVWCVDREYEEERLSAHNDIENRRLLWHGTNVAVVAAILKSGLRIMPHSGGRVGRGIYFASENSKSAGYVGCTSNRLGIMFLNEVALGNEYHIKKDDHTLKSAPNGYDSVVARGTTEPDPKHDYELVLDGRKISVPQGKPVKIPKFNDSFFSQSEYLVYRESQSRLRYLLLLQF